The Phaseolus vulgaris cultivar G19833 chromosome 10, P. vulgaris v2.0, whole genome shotgun sequence DNA window CTGTTCAATGGTCATGTATGAGACTAACCAGCAACGGTGATTCCATGCACGATAATTCATTTTTGATCTCTGCAAATGATGAGGTAACAAAAAGGAATAAATCaatatttaattcaaaaatgaaaatatgatGTCACAATGATGGCAAAAAGGTGAAGCATTATATAAATCCACAATTAAAATCATCACCAGTCCCCCTCCCCATCATTTTCCTTCTCTAGGATGATGTTTTGGAGATTATTTCACATTCACAATACATAATGGATTGAAATAGCAAAGGTGTTAAGAAGATAATGTAAATTATACTGTCAAATGTTACCATAGAATCTTGTATAATATGTCCTTGTATTGAGAAAAGGTCAGAACAAAGGTAAAAGTAACAATTATCCTTCTCTCATGTATGAATGCCCACCAATCatacaaacataaaataaaacatttccAATTTAAACAGCATGATGTTCCCATACTGAAATTAGACCTCAGCTATTTTTTCCACCAGCTCAGATTCTTTTCCCAATATCTCTTTGAAATTTGAACAGTTTCCAGAGATTGACTTGATCACCCATCGCCTAAATAAAATACTTCTATACATTAGATTGCTATTCGTGTTCCAAAGCCTCAGGAGGATCAattattattcaaaattaaaacctATACAAAACTAATCTAGAAAATATTCATTCTTTTAGTGATGAGGACAAAGCCATTAGAAGAGTCACATTCAATACCTATGATTCCAAGCTTGTTCGCTTTTGGGTGAATATGAGAGTACAAGTTCTGACAGGAGAAGTTCATCTACAAACATTGAGAGCTGCTGCTTCTTGGACACTATTAACTTTCTGCAATTGCACAGAAAAAATTAAGAACTTGgtaacaaaaatcaaattccTAACAAATTCCCTCAGTAGAGATTATCCCTACTTTTTCTTAGTACGTTCATTACAAATCCTATCCTGTATGTTCCCTCATACATCACAACACTTTGTGTAACACTAAGCTTATGTTGTTGTTGACTCTTGAGCACCTAACATTTAGACTATATAGTACCGCAGGTCTTGTGACTGCAGTAAAATTTTACTTTCATCTCTCAAGAGGCACGTTTCTATCATAAGAAGATTATGCGATCATTTAGACATTTGAACAAAGGAAAATGCTGTcaaataaatctgttatcaTGAGCAGTTAAAACAATTCACTGGAATCTATCAACTTACAAGATCGTCTTATAGATCTCAAcaacaaaaacattaaaaaaaaatcattaatagaTAAGAGGAGAACCTGCAATTCCAAGCTGTCATAAAATCACAGCTTAGCACCAGAAGAGACTTGCTGTGTCTCAGAAGGGTACTCTCAAGATGATCACAAGAAGAGGCAGGTAAACAAATTCCAACTTTGTCAGATTGGTTGTCACACATTCTGTATTGTTTAAATGTAATCATAAATGCATGTTTAACTGTTCTATATAACGGTAGAAGAACATGAGTTGAAATTCCCAATTTATGATCTCTGTTCCAGAAATATATGTTGTCTTGTTTGGAAGATTCCACGGAGCTTACTATTCCATCTTCTGATTGATGGCTAGCTTCATAAGATAAACTAGACGAAATGTCTGATTCTTCCTTTAGCAAGGGAAATTGTGAGGGGTGAATAAAGCCCAGCTCGTCACTAGATAAAAAAACATAAggtaaaacatatttaaaggAGGAAACATAATATAGTTAAATCAAGCAACAAAGAAACAAGATTGACCTTAACCAAGTGACATTGCTTACAGGGTGTTATTCCATCATCAAGGttatattttacaatattttatatCATCCAGAGACTTCATATGAAGGAAGCTCACaaaatttactaaaataaattagaattagtttttatacaaattaaaaatcttaCTATTAGGCCTCCGTTATGAAAAGGTTAAAACTAGAATAGAAAGCAGCATATTGATTAACGGGAATGATAGAAAAATTTACAAGTTTCTAAAGCAACCATCAGGGCAAGTATTATACGAGTTTTTATGCATGAAATCACTAAACCTTACATTAGAGCATCAGATTCAAGGATATCCTCCAACTGGCGTAAGAGATCCATAGCCTCAACTTTAGAATCAGACTCTTCACTCATATTTGTTAACCTGTATCAAGCCAAAGGTGCTGACTTCAAGCAAAACAAAAAAGGATGGAATCAATTGTCAAATCAATCTCATTAAATACTAGATGAGGAACAAAGTCATTACATCACAAAAAGAAAGTCTTCACACGTAAGAAGGAAAATCATTAACTATCGATAATCCATTTCTTTTAACTAAAGCACCAGTTACAAATAGCCTCAAACTCACAGAAACTATTTACAAAACCAACAAGGCAAATAAAGCTCACAAGACTTGCACATCCCTCAATTTTTCATACATGAAATCCATTTCATACACTACTGCAGCAATGTCTTACGGGAATTTTCACAAGCAGGTCACGGGCACTACCAATTCACACTTTTTGAGCAAGACCCAGATGAGATTATGAGCACGTGAAGTTGTTTCggtttcaaaaacaaaaagaaagagttttttttcttctgggTTTCACAAACTTGCAGGTTCCTTTGGGAATAAAAGGGTTACCATTATCATTCAAACTAAAGCAAACCAAATTGTAGACAAACAAAGCAAATTGAAAAGCAGTGATGCAATTGCAAAGAGAGAAAGATAAGAAATGAATCAAAGTTCAGTTTGAAAAAATCACCTTTCCCACTCTGATCGCTGTTCCTCAACAACTTGACCACAAATCATACAAACTCACCAAAGCTGAATTAATCTCATAATAATTAACTAATCATTTTGAAAACAAAGgagtttaattttaatatttggtAAGTGTATCaagttattaaaaattaatttaaaatataacttttgaAGTAACTATCATAGTTGGTAAGAAAAAATAACTATGATGAGAAAAGTAGCTGAAAGTTATCAAaccaaaaaattattgaaagattatcaactaaagaaactaataaaagtaaaagacaaaattaaatatatttatacaaaaaaaaaatctacaaatactaactcttataatattttagttatatttgGCATTCTGTATTTATTAGTAATCttatactatatttttatcatatttaaaaaaaacttatttttaaatagacataagatatttaaaataaagtaaaaatggATTTGAAAACACAATCTAAtatgaaaaatgttttaaaaaaataaaaaaaaataaaggaaatttACCAacaatcaatattaatatattaaaatataattctaaaataataaagcaaatattttaaatgatatggtagttaaaagtaaattatataGTGTAAAAGTAcctaagtaataataataaactcattttctattattttcaatGACTTATTTAGTAAAAGATtaagagaaaaacaaatttactttattcaaaaaataaaaaatagggaattaagaaaataaaataatttctcaagtagaaaatatttaaaaagaaacttaataaatatttgaagaacaaagcaaaagtaaataaaaaagtttagaAGGTTAATTCTAATTGTATTGTAGAAAATGTTACAAGCTAATAAGACTTCTTTAACAAACCTAGTAATAGAGTTACACAATTTTTTCGGTTAGTAAAAAAGTTTTGGGTAttttttcctgcacccctacattctaTACAATACAAGAATTATCTTGACAATTTTGGATAATTTCAAAATAAGGGTTTTTGTAAGCAAAAGATATTTATCGAACAGGAGTTCtgtaaattttcaaaatatatttttttaatttcttaaatgaTAAATCTAAAAtccataaaatttatttttttaattttttaaatgataaatcTAGAATTCATAAAATGTGTTATGGAAAGTATGTTTCAGAAATAGTAATccatgttatttttaaaaaaggtaAAATAGTCTTTTTCAAGAATAATGGAATGCAGGAAATCATTTGtttgggtgcagggagaaacAACCAAAAGTTTTAAACTAACTAAAATGAAATATCAaacatattcataaaaaaataatataattattacttgaattttttcttaaatgtaATTAGGATTGGATTTAGTCACATGAAGCACACCTAGGTCATGCTTGCAATGTGACTATATTTACGTGTCATTTTCAAACCCAttacatttgaattttcccacctatttttgtATTGAATGGTCAAACCTAGGGGTGGCAAAGTGGGGCGGACTGTGCGGGCCGGCCCGCGACCTGCTGAAAAAAACGTAGGACGGGGTTGCTTATTTTAACCCGTTGGCCCGCTTAGGCCCGTCTCGCATAACCCACAACCCGCGCGGGGCG harbors:
- the LOC137818630 gene encoding uncharacterized protein, with translation MSEESDSKVEAMDLLRQLEDILESDALIDELGFIHPSQFPLLKEESDISSSLSYEASHQSEDGIVSSVESSKQDNIYFWNRDHKLGISTHVLLPLYRTVKHAFMITFKQYRMCDNQSDKVGICLPASSCDHLESTLLRHSKSLLVLSCDFMTAWNCRKLIVSKKQQLSMFVDELLLSELVLSYSPKSEQAWNHRRWVIKSISGNCSNFKEILGKESELVEKIAERSKMNYRAWNHRCWLVSYMTIEQVLCELKKSRSWAALHVADNCCFHYRRKLLLKMMEGQSCLDDVVSCGHNVNIVQALKDELDWNETLIKRYVGREALWLHRRFLSMCWINNFVPDSGDESYHSKEATGLYHDFGTFLQNELCLLHSCSTFVDDDFVDVQAQAAHSACYILWLKVQVPKPLVNELQEKIRDVDLKTFLNKSCPERSSLFNYFIN